The proteins below come from a single Spirochaeta isovalerica genomic window:
- a CDS encoding B12-binding domain-containing radical SAM protein produces MKKIILAAINSRSSHSNPTLFAIRQMLKKEKDLQTVLIELTINENWRDALAKLASQNGTLYLFSVYIWNREYIEKMIPLLKAILPDAKMILGGPEISHNIAYWEDKTWADILVSGQAEDFIPHLLTYREKVYYSAHTPINNVPFPYDKNDREILNGRLVYYEASRGCLFNCSYCLSACRQERPEYRNIETVKKEMRKLIDLNPRIVKMVDRTFNSDRTYAREIWDFLIKLNPPVPFHFEIHPVFLEDEDFNILAKAPEGLFFFEVGIQSTDKDVLKAVDRPWNRSGEKENIDRLCSLKNIHTHLDQIVALPLDTPQKARHSFNEILNHRPDDFQLGFLKILPGTPLAARAGEFGLVSTPFPPYEVVKTSSFSFDDIQRFYRTEADLNRYYNSGYFPGTVGFLMSRFADPWTFFEELGSYSPENPLAKQWPVLAESLFLLSLKHFPDDREYLIDLLRYDWCPHASGQSYPPLIRLEVDNRIKDIRREAYNLFENEINGFTRRSFNHSILFVPVSSRMKKEHSDEITLFYREESTPTPVRMKLDRPSIFSRDLT; encoded by the coding sequence ATGAAAAAGATTATTCTGGCTGCCATAAACAGCCGCTCATCACATAGCAATCCCACTCTGTTCGCCATTAGACAAATGCTGAAAAAAGAAAAGGACTTGCAAACGGTCTTAATCGAACTGACGATAAATGAGAACTGGCGCGACGCTCTGGCGAAGCTGGCCTCTCAAAACGGAACGCTTTATCTTTTCTCCGTATACATATGGAACAGAGAGTACATTGAGAAAATGATACCTCTTCTTAAAGCAATATTACCCGATGCAAAAATGATTCTCGGCGGCCCGGAGATTAGCCACAACATCGCTTACTGGGAAGATAAGACATGGGCGGACATTCTTGTTTCGGGACAGGCTGAAGACTTTATCCCCCATCTTCTGACTTACCGGGAGAAAGTATACTATTCCGCCCACACGCCTATAAACAATGTGCCCTTTCCCTATGATAAAAATGACCGGGAAATCCTGAATGGCCGTCTTGTCTATTATGAAGCATCAAGGGGCTGCCTTTTCAATTGTTCCTATTGCCTGAGCGCCTGCCGCCAGGAAAGACCGGAATACAGAAACATTGAAACCGTAAAAAAGGAAATGAGAAAACTGATAGACCTCAATCCCAGGATCGTCAAAATGGTTGACCGGACCTTCAATTCCGACAGGACCTACGCCAGAGAGATCTGGGATTTCCTGATCAAACTGAATCCACCCGTTCCCTTTCATTTCGAAATCCATCCGGTCTTTCTGGAAGATGAGGACTTTAACATACTAGCCAAGGCCCCGGAAGGCCTGTTCTTCTTCGAAGTCGGGATTCAGTCAACCGACAAAGATGTTTTGAAAGCCGTAGACAGACCCTGGAACCGATCCGGTGAGAAAGAGAATATCGATCGATTGTGCTCTCTAAAAAATATTCATACCCACCTGGACCAGATAGTCGCTCTTCCGCTGGATACACCGCAAAAAGCCAGGCATTCATTTAATGAGATTCTCAACCACCGTCCAGATGATTTTCAGCTGGGCTTTCTAAAAATACTTCCCGGGACACCATTAGCTGCCAGAGCCGGGGAATTCGGACTGGTCTCTACCCCCTTCCCGCCCTATGAAGTTGTAAAAACATCATCATTTTCATTTGATGATATACAGCGTTTCTACAGAACAGAGGCGGATTTGAACCGTTATTACAACAGCGGCTATTTTCCCGGGACTGTAGGATTTCTCATGAGCCGCTTTGCCGACCCCTGGACTTTTTTTGAAGAGTTGGGCTCTTATTCCCCTGAGAACCCCCTGGCAAAACAGTGGCCTGTACTGGCTGAATCACTGTTTCTTCTGAGCCTGAAGCATTTCCCGGATGACAGGGAATACCTTATCGATCTTCTCCGGTACGACTGGTGCCCCCATGCTTCGGGTCAGAGCTACCCTCCCCTTATCAGATTGGAAGTGGATAACCGGATTAAGGACATTCGCAGAGAAGCCTATAATCTCTTTGAGAACGAAATCAACGGATTTACCAGAAGAAGCTTCAACCATTCCATTCTGTTTGTACCTGTCAGTTCGCGCATGAAAAAAGAGCATTCCGATGAGATAACCCTTTTCTACCGCGAAGAGAGCACGCCGACTCCCGTGAGAATGAAATTGGATCGCCCTTCTATATTCAGCCGCGATCTTACCTGA